The following are from one region of the Salvia splendens isolate huo1 chromosome 2, SspV2, whole genome shotgun sequence genome:
- the LOC121789150 gene encoding chromatin modification-related protein EAF1 A-like isoform X4 yields the protein MGCSSAHVHIVNAEVDSMGGVVEGGVGNAIKSSPHKVAIDKVQVELRKECGVRDERKRELEFLENGGNPLDYNFGIVASVSVQSTSITGQHPDQFVTSEAKGSLAFAASPHGDSVESGDRPGTTPCDPNSADNLLLFDAENEFSEGGRSLCRRSSVMQSEQSFQMDGGLKTQEQGDSAIFSLPRKAYKRRNRSRSNRDGARSSSTDVNPPQGLHGAPLPYRHVPKDAEVLSSDADNKNIMSRLNLKPTSPSNGIISKAVAMDCQDIELEELKSSKSTKDQVQGVPLDAASDVYENPLNGQLNQQSLLVVADARKQIDSCRPEAIQMAEITSAAIECLPSATTIKVENQSSSCQYNGFGRKIGDDTMTDTHNNGASHGLKVLDSESYCTQTSLSIDGNNESEMCTPVGNLDSNVNLKNQTPQDGITVTKSDKFGKEMKDTEEKNSHDFVNKECTSACHSKMDKDSLLPPKNEIDQFDSVLEDQVKDQSTTEGMEAPCTTQLYSEAKPTVPLIDNPGQPKETSSTIRHQETFNPSKSELPDLAFSNRASAVPIEAQTSPGADSKLASRIDEDSVLKEAQIIEAKRKSIAELSIVTSPVVISQKSKWDYVLEEMAWLANDFAQERIWKLAAASQISYRVAVASRLRKQESRLGLDAKVVAHSLAKAVMEFWRSIKLQIHDTSKELEQHRQKNGALSIQAYAASFLKCDKPDVLYNQAEVPLTPDRISDSGIDLSWDDSLTEENLFYAVPPGAVVAYRMAFNSHVAQFERFGSSAQEEVETSACDTAADFESHDNGYDEDEGETNIYSTSMAFEGASGCIQVPNKTDASSCDTNSFQDDHSTLHGGLTIPNSLEVESAGEFEKELPFDSAEVSTKPKKKKKAKYPNASHEQRWPSDSSFQNEQFHRDLYQKRTEIHHPEANGNNGLLGQHIAKKPKLMRQSQDNSFDIPSALSVPSPAGSQISNMSNPNQFIKMLGGRDWGRKPKSLKMPSGHSVSGSLWSLFEDQALVVLAHDLGPNWELVSDAFNSTLRFKCIFRKAKECKERHICLMDKSSGDGADSADESGSSQPYPSTLPGIPKGSARQLFQRLQGPMEEDTLKSHFEKIIVIGQKQLYLKTQNDNQDLKQFQRPHSSHTIALSQVCPNNPNGGPVLTPLDLCDANFSGPDVLPLGYQGAHSSGLVIPNQATMTQMLPASGATAPLQGASNMSGNNFSSSPGPHNTSARDARYGLPRSGSLPAEENQRMHLYNQMIAGRSIPQSSISAPGAVPGPDRSARILSSGNGMGSNRNMPIARPGVQGIPSSSMVNSGSAVSSGLSSGNMHTGVGALQGSSMVRQRPGMSQDPHRQMMASDLQTPSNSQGVSHFGGLSSSFTNPTTSPPVSSYPLHHQPSHPISPQQPQVPSPHQSHFQGPANHAPNNQQQAYAYRLAKERQLQHRFLQQQQQQQQFAASNSLISNVQSLTQLPVSSSPMQNSPQVQPQTSSSTVPLSPLTSVSSMNAMPQHQQKHQMPNQGVSRNAQSGGNGLNNQMGKQRVRQPHQPSQANRQHPPQRQQLQAQQQAKVVKGVGRGNLMMHQNISTDVVLPNGVSPIPGNQCLEKAEPVSNSMQSQGLYTGSAQNSVQPSRQYMASQPNQTLPQQKMYSDQASPSLKHPQLAPQPDSSSPSHGPATAPASSVQQPSSSLAVAGSTNQAPSHQKFVNQNQPALQRPGQPNRQITPDGSSKPQSRDSDVNHHPASGFAGMDAMTTSPQVSKIGSNAVPVVSQPNSHNWHASEPLVDSTALNSPKSLVSKPSNSSEPVLQAGQGLGHRPPSSLPIARHDTIALRQQPQQSLQPPSLAPQPQQPPKPVHSQPKAQLLQAGSRNSYGRSSDTRLE from the exons ATGGGATGTAGTTCAGCACATGTTCACATAGTCAATGCCGAAGTTGATTCTATGGGAGGTGTTGTTGAGGGTGGAGTTGGAAATGCTATCAAATCTTCTCCGCATAAAGTAGCAATCGATAAGGTTCAAGTGGAGCTCAG GAAAGAATGTGGCGTTCGGGATGAACGAAAAAGAGAATTGGAGTTTCTTGAGAAT GGTGGAAATCCCTTAGACTATAATTTTGGGATTGTTGCTTCAGTTAGTGTTCAGTCTACTTCAATTACCGGCCAACATCCTGACCAGTTTGTGACCAG TGAAGCAAAAGGCAGTCTTGCGTTTGCAGCATCACCTCATGGAGACTCTGTTGAGAGTGGTGATAGACCTGGGACAACTCCTTGTGATCCCAATAGTGCTGATAATCTCTTGTTATTTGACGCTGAAAACGAATTTTCTGAAGGTGGTAGGAGTTTGTGCCGTAGGAGTAGTGTTATGCAATCTGAACAATCGTTCCAAATGGATGGGGGTCTTAAAACTCAGGAACAAGGGGATTCAGCTATTTTTTCACTTCCTAGAAAAGCATATAAGAGAAGGAACAGATCCCGGTCCAATCGTGATGGAGCTAGGTCGAGTTCTACTGATGTAAATCCTCCTCAGGGGCTTCATGGAGCTCCACTACCTTATCGCCATGTCCCCAAGGATGCTGAAGTATTGTCATCTGATGcagataataaaaatataatgtcACGTCTGAATTTAAAACCTACAAGCCCAAGTAATGGTATCATCTCTAAGGCTGTAGCAATGGATTGTCAGGATATTGAGTTGGAAGAGTTGAAGTCTTCTAAATCAACAAAGGACCAGGTACAAGGTGTTCCCTTGGATGCTGCATCAGATGTTTATGAGAACCCTTTAAACGGACAACTTAACCAACAATCACTTTTAGTGGTCGCAGACGCTCGTAAACAGATAGATTCTTGTAGGCCTGAAGCAATCCAGATGGCAGAAATAACTTCTGCAGCTATTGAGTGTCTGCCAAGTGCTACTACTATTAAAGTCGAGAATCAATCTAGTTCATGCCAGTATAATGGTTTTGGCAGAAAGATAGGGGATGATACCATGACCGACACTCATAATAATGGTGCTTCCCATGGCCTAAAGGTTTTGGATTCTGAGTCATATTGCACACAGACCAGCCTAAGTATTGACGGGAACAATGAAAGTGAGATGTGCACTCCAGTGGGAAATCTTGACTCTAATGTGAATCTTAAAAATCAAACTCCACAAGATGGCATCACTGTTACAAAAAGTGACAAGTTTGGAAAAGAAATGAAAGATACTGAAGAAAAAAACAGCCATGATTTTGTGAACAAGGAGTGCACTTCTGCTTGTCATAGTAAGATGGATAAAGATTCATTACTCCccccaaaaaatgaaatagatcAATTTGATTCTGTATTAGAAGACCAGGTAAAAGATCAAAGTACCACTGAGGGCATGGAAGCTCCTTGCACCACTCAATTATATTCTGAGGCAAAACCCACTGTTCCATTGATTGATAATCCTGGACAGCCCAAAGAAACATCTTCGACTATTAGGCACCAGGAAACTTTTAATCCCTCAAAATCAGAGCTCCCTGACCTTGCATTTTCAAATAGGGCTTCGGCTGTTCCTATTGAGGCTCAAACTTCTCCCGGAGCTGACTCAAAATTGGCAAGCAGAATTGATGAAGATTCAGTATTGAAAGAAGCACAAATTATAGAG GCCAAACGGAAGAGCATTGCAGAATTGTCTATTGTAACATCACCAGTGGTGATCTCCCAGAAATCTAAGTGGGATTATGTACTTGAGGAAATGGCGTGGTTGGCTAATGATTTTGCACAG GAGCGTATTTGGAAACTGGCTGCTGCATCTCAAATATCTTACCGAGTTGCTGTTGCTTCCCGGTTGAGAAAACAAGAAAGCCGTCTGGGCTTGGATGCAAAGGTAGTTGCCCATTCATTGGCTAAAGCCGTCATGGAGTTCTGGCGCTCTATAAAGTTGCAAATTCAC GATACAAGCAAAGAACTGGAGCAGCATCGTCAAAAAAACGGGGCACTTTCAATCCAGGCTTATGCAGCCAGTTTCTTGAAATGTGATAAACCAGATGTTTTATATAACCAAGCAGAGGTGCCATTAACACCAGATAGAATATCTGACTCTGGAATAGACCTTTCATGGGACGATAGCTTGACAGAA GAGAACCTTTTCTATGCAGTACCCCCTGGAGCTGTGGTGGCCTACAGAATGGCATTTAATTCCCACGTGGCTCAGTTTGAG AGATTTGGGAGTTCTGCGCAAGAGGAAGTGGAGACATCTGCTTGTGATACTGCAGCAG ACTTTGAATCTCATGATAATggatatgatgaggatgaggGAGAAACAAACATTTATAGCACGTCGATGGCCTTTGAAG GGGCATCTGGATGCATTCAGGTTCCAAATAAAACAGATGCTTCAAGTTGTGATACAAATTCATTTCAGGATGATCATAGCACCCTACATGGTGGATTAACTATTCCAAATAGCTTGGAAGTTGAGTCAGCTGGGGAATTTGAAAAGGAATTGCCATTTGACTCTGCTGAAGTATCAACGAAAcctaagaagaagaaaaaagcaAAGTATCCG AATGCATCACATGAACAGAGATGGCCTAGTGATTCGAGTTTTCAAAATGAGCAG TTTCATAGGGATCTTTATCAAAAGAGGACTGAGATTCATCATCCAGAGGCAAATGGAAATAATG GGTTACTGGGTCAACACATTGCAAAGAAACCCAAGCTTATGCGGCAATCTCAAGATAACTCTTTTGACATCCCAAGTGCTCTGTCTGTTCCTTCTCCAGCGGGCTCCCAGATTAGTAATATGTCAAATCCAAACCAATTCATTAAAATGCTTGGTGGTCGGGATTGGGGCAGAAAACCTAAATCTCTGAAG ATGCCATCTGGGCATTCAGTGTCAGGAAGTCTGTGGTCACTCTTCGAGGATCAG GCCCTGGTTGTCCTTGCACATGACCTGGGGCCCAACTGGGAGCTTGTAAGTGATGCTTTTAATAGCACTCTGCGTTTCAAG TGTATATTCCGCAAAGCTAAAGAATGCAAGGAGCGGCATATATGTTTGATGGATAAAAGTTCTGGTGATGGGGCTGATAGTGCTGATGAATCTGGGTCTTCGCAACCTTATCCATCTACATTACCTGGCATCCCAAAG GGAAGTGCCAGACAGTTGTTTCAACGTTTACAGGGGCCGATGGAAGAAGATACCCTGAAATCTCACTTTGAGAAGATAATTGTGATTGGACAAAAACAACTTTATCTTAAAACTCAG AATGATAATCAGGATCTAAAGCAATTTCAGCGCCCTCACAGCTCTCACACAATTGCTCTTTCTCAAGTGTGTCCAAATAATCCAAATGGAGGTCCCGTTTTAAC GCCTTTAGATCTGTGCGATGCAAACTTTTCTGGGCCCGATGTACTTCCTCTTGGGTATCAAGGGGCACATTCTAGTGGATTGGTTATTCCTAATCAGGCTACCATGACTCAAATGCTTCCTGCATCTGGTGCCACTGCTCCATTGCAGGGAGCCTCAAATATGAGTGGCAATAATTTCTCATCTTCACCGGGTCCCCATAATACATCTGCCAG GGATGCTAGATATGGACTTCCGAGGTCTGGATCATTGCCTGCTGAAGAAAATCAGAGGATGCATCTCTACAATCAAATGATAGCTGGTAGAAGTATACCACAATCCAGTATCTCTGCTCCAGGAGCCGTCCCTGGACCTGATCGTAGTGCTCGTATTCTTTCTAGTGGCAATGGAATGGGTTCTAACAGAAACATGCCTATAGCAAGGCCTGGGGTGCAAGGAATTCCTTCGTCCTCTATGGTTAATTCTGGCAGTGCAGTTTCCTCTGGTTTGTCATCTGGAAATATGCACACTGGGGTAGGTGCTCTTCAGGGAAGCTCAATGGTCAGACAGCGG CCTGGCATGAGTCAAGATCCACATAGGCAAATGATGGCATCTGACCTTCAGACGCCCAGCAACAGCCAAGGAGTGTCTCACTTTGGTGGATTAAGTTCCTCTTTTACTAACCCAACAACTTCACCACCTGTGTCATCTTACCCTCTTCATCATCAGCCATCCCATCCGATATCTCCACAGCAGCCTCAAGTTCCTAGTCCACATCAGTCACATTTTCAAGGACCAGCAAATCATGCTCCCAACAACCAGCAGCAAGCCTATGCATATCGCTTGGCCAAAGAGAGGCAGCTGCAACATCGTTTTCTGCAGCAacaacagcagcagcaacagTTTGCTGCATCAAATTCTTTGATTTCAAATGTGCAGTCACTGACTCAACTTCCTGTATCGTCATCTCCAATGCAAAATAGTCCACAAGTACAACCCCAAACAAGTTCTTCAACGGTGCCACTTTCTCCATTGACATCCGTTTCATCAATGAATGCAATGCCTCAGCACCAACAGAAACATCAAATGCCAAATCAAGGAGTTTCAAGAAATGCTCAGTCTGGTGGTAATGGTTTAAACAATCAGATGGGTAAACAACGGGTAAGGCAACCACATCAGCCTTCACAGGCTAATAGGCAACATCCTCCGCAGAGACAGCAGTTACAAGCTCAGCAGCAAGCTAAGGTTGTCAAGGGAGTTGGTAGAGGGAACCTGATGATGCATCAGAATATCTCAACTGATGTTGTCTTACCGAATGGAGTTTCGCCAATTCCTGGGAACCAATGTTTGGAGAAAGCAGAACCTGTCTCCAATTCTATGCAAAGTCAAGGTTTGTATACTGGTTCAGCACAAAATTCTGTGCAACCATCTAGGCAATACATGGCTTCGCAACCCAATCAAACTCTGCCTCAGCAAAAGATGTATTCTGACCAAGCATCCCCATCACTAAAACATCCTCAACTGGCACCTCAGCCTGATAGTAGCAGTCCAAGTCATGGTCCTGCTACTGCTCCTGCTTCATCTGTGCAACAACCCAGTTCATCTTTGGCTGTTGCTGGGTCAACCAACCAGGCACCATCTCACCAGAAATTTGTGAATCAAAATCAACCGGCTCTCCAGAGACCTGGTCAACCAAATCGCCAGATTACTCCTGACGGATCAAGTAAACCCCAAAGTAGAGATTCTGATGTCAATCATCATCCAGCAAGTGGCTTTGCTGGAATGGATGCAATGACCACATCACCTCAGGTTTCTAAAATCGGTTCAAATGCAGTTCCAGTTGTATCACAGCCAAATTCTCATAATTGGCATGCTTCCGAACCATTAGTGGATTCGACTGCATTAAATTCACCCAAAAGCTTGGTCTCCAAGCCGTCTAACTCAAGTGAGCCTGTGCTACAAGCAGGCCAAGGGCTTGGCCATAGGCCACCTTCCAGCTTACCCATAGCTAGGCATGACACTATTGCTCTAAGACAGCAGCCGCAGCAATCACTACAGCCTCCTTCCCTGGCACCCCAACCTCAGCAGCCACCGAAGCCGGTACATTCTCAACCGAAGGCACAGCTTCTTCAAGCAGGAAGTCGCAATTCGTATGGTAGGTCGAGTGACACTAGATTGGAATGA